CAGAGACCTGGAGTCGAGAAAGAGGTGGAGCCGGTAAagggagatggagaaacagtTGCAGAAAAGAGGACAGATTAAGAAAGGGATTTAATAAAAGAGGAGACTACCGATGGGCGGGTACTTGTAGAAAGGAAGTTTTAGAAAGTGGAGGCTAAGAGAAGGATAATTTATGGAGGAAGGACATAAGAGGGAACAGGGCCAGGCCCTGGTCCAAGTTAGGAAGAAAGGCGGCTCACTGATCTTGATGGGGAAGCAAGAGGAGGGTGGGGACAGGTAGGGTGTGGTATAGATGATGTGGAATTTTTACCTGGTAGCTTCTGTGAGGAAGACAGCAAAGCAATCTgtttggagagagagaaaagacgtGACGGAGTCACTGAtaagaggaagcagagaagacttGAAAGAGTTGGAGTGAAACTTTCAAGAAACAGAGGTTTGAAGGAATAGCGATGTCATAGAGACTGGGGTAGGCAGAAGAGCCTGTTCACCTGGATTGTAGCTCCAGGTTATTCATCTTCTGCCCCGCTTCCATGGATACTGATTATGAGGGCTCTTTGCAGCTTTGTATCAATGACAGTCTTGGGTATGGTGGAGGCATAACGATCCCATGCAGCCAGAATTCGTCAGCTCTGTGGGAAACCTGCCTTTCATTTCCATGTATATCATTAAGGATGCTTTTGGCTGCAAGTAACAGTAAGttttgggcttacctggtggctcaacaataaagaattctcctgcaatgcaggagacacaggagaggtgggttcaatcccaggtttgggaagatcccctggaggaggacatggcaacctcctccagtattcttgactggagaatcctatggacagaggagcctggcgggctacagtccatagggtcgcagagtcagacgtgactgaagtgacagcagagCACACAGTAAGTTTTAACTCAACTGGCTTAAAGAATAGTTTGAACTTGTTATCTTACACAAAGTAAAGTAATGCatacagacacaaaaatccttaGCAAAATGTTGGCACATAGAATTCAGCAGCACATCGAAAGAATTATACCCTACCACTTAAGGGATTCATTCCAAGCGTACGAGAttggttcaacatttgaaaaccAATCAATACAATTCACAAAGAcaggctaaagaaaaaaaagatcacatgatcatatcaatgaagaaaaaacattttccaaacaccaacattcatttatgatttttgaaaactcttagaaaaaataggaatgaaaaggaacttcctcaacttgaaaaaaaagcatcttgggacttccctggtggcccagtgtaagactccatgctcccaatgctgggggccagggtttgatccctggtcaagaaactagatcccacatgcagcaattaagacctggcacagccaaatcaatacataaattttttaaaaagaaagaaagaaaagagcatctacaaaaaacaaacaaacaaacaaacaaacaaaccctacaGCTGACATTTACACTCAGTGGTGAAACTGAAtgctttccccctaagatcaggaagaaggcaAATATGTTCTCTCTCACCCTTCTTACTCAACATAATAGTGCAGTCCTATCCATtccaataaggcaagaaaaggaaatgaaagacacaTAGATCAGAAACCAAAATGATTTGTAGCCAACACAGTTGTCTACATAGAACAATGCTCACAGTGGAACTAAATAGTTTTTGATGATAACTTCCTCtgtgataattctcccagcaaatCTCCAATCTGACAAGCCATCCCACATTCAGAACCACAGGTAGTTGGGGTGAATGAACCATAAACACAATTTTAACACATATCCTTAGACATACTCACAGATACGGACTGTAGGTCCATGATAAAGACATTGTCCCACTGATCTGACCCAGACCCAGCCTCCTCTAGACATCTTATTTCTTAATGTAATGACAGCTTGTGGTGCAATAAAATCTCCCCTTGTTGTGGTTGGAAAAATCCTTAGTGATTCTTGCACTCCttgctcattcattcttttacagtctctttttaaacatgatttacttctttatttttggctgcactgggtctttattgtTGCATgcagggtttctctagttgcagaaaaCAGGGGCCACTCTTTGTTTCAGTGCACgggctgctcattgcagtggTCTCTCTGTGGCTCAGCACAGGCGCTGCGTGCATGTACTTCTGCAGTTGCACCTCAAGGGCCCACAGCATGTGAGCTGTAGAGTGCTACCTCAGGAGCTGCtcccacaggcttagctgctccatggcacgtggaatcCTCCCGAACCAGGAACTGAGCCACActccctgcactagcaggcagattcttttccactgtgccaccaggccAGTCCCTGTTCTTTCATATTCTCTTCGGTTCTCTCTTCCCATTCCCCCTGCCACATATGCAGTCACGTATTCAGACACATATAAACAAGGTCAATGTCATGAACAAATAGTTTATTTTCACACATTGTATAAAAAGTAcaagaataaatataatttagGGGCTTCATAAAAATATAGGAATGTAGAACCAATAATTCAGTGGAGGTAGTTGGTGcataaaaaatatctaaaaaggTGGGACAGGTTGCAGGCGGGTCTCCAGGGTCAGACACACTGGTCTCCACTGGCAACACATTTCAGGTCCCGGGTGAGGAGGCGGAAGAGGTTGAACATCACGGAGGCTTCGAGGCAGTCCTGGGACTCCTGAGGGAAGAGGGGGACGGCTCAGTATCTCCCACGCCTGGGATCCCAGCTGCCCCGGACATCAGTTTGCCTTCTCCGCTCACTCACCTTCTTTTGGGCCTCCTGGAGCCGGTGCAGCCAGTGGTGGAGGCGGCCCCGGGGCCTGGGGCCTGCTGTGGGCTGAGCTGGGacctgggggcagaggagagaggggtGAGGCTGTGAGGCGGAGCCGGGGACCGAGGGGGACGCCCGGGCGGTCAGAGCCCAGACCCGGCCCGGGGCCCCAGCACTCACACAGGCCTGGAGCTTGGAGTGGATGTGCTGCAGCGTGAGAAGGGGCTGCTCCAGGGTGTGGCCCAGGGACGAGTTAGCCATGGCCTCCAGGACCGTCAGAGTCAGGGCCAGCTCTGCCTCCAGAGCCACGGGGCGCTCCCACACCTGAGGAGGAGACAGAAGACACGTGAGAGCTGCACGTGAGAGAGACCAGGtgagggggcaggtgggggggCAGATGAGGGGACAGGTGAGGGGGCAGGTGAGGGGGCAGGTGACAGGGGCAGGTGAGGGGGCCAGGTgaggggggcaggtgggggggCAGCTgaggggggcaggggaagggacagagggaggggaaGCAGGGACAGGTGAGAGACACAGTCCACGAGGTTGGCTGAGGGGAAGCGGTGGGAGAGgactggggagggcagggggcaccTGCGGAGCCAGAGCAGCTGAGGGCAGGTGGGCCTGACTCTCCCAACTCACCTGCAGGTGCTTCAGGTCCCGGGTCCTGGGGAACAGGCGGCCGCTGCAGTCCCAGTCCTTCTGCAAGAGCGAGTCTTCCTAGAGAGCAAGGGCAAGGTCGGGTCACAGCGGGAGGGACGGAGGGGGGACCCCAGGGAGACCGGAGGATGGCCAGCAACAGAGGCGGGGAGGTTCACTTCCCAAAGGACGGTAGAGGCTCATCCAGTGCAGGACAGGGGATCGCCCACTGCGGGAAGGGGGGAGGTCAGCCCCGTGGAGGGGGGCAGACCTGCCTGCAGCCCAGGTGGTCTAGGAGCCCacaggagggggctgggggctcaCCCACTGCAGGAGGGGTGGGGACACTCACAAAGGCATCCCTGGCCGTCTTGAAGGCCTGCAGCTCTTGAGGGGACAGAGACTTGAACTGGGCCATGTGGCAGCCCCTGGCAGGTGGGAGGGCCCTGGAGGCAGAGGGCACAGGAACTGCTCCTGCAGTCATCAGCATCAGCACCAGCACCAGCGTGCAGCCCGGGGCCATGTCTGGTTAAGGAAGGATAGAaaggtgaggggagggagggcgTCAGGGAGTGAGGGTGCAGGCTCTGGGGAGGTGAGGGTCCCAGGCAATGATGCGGGGGCTCACCCAGCTTCATTCCTGCTCTCTGGTGTCTGTCAGAATCGGGGATCAAGTGTCCACTCGGAGGCTGTTGCCTGGGATCTCAGTCTTGTCTGGCGTCTCTGACTTCAGCCTCCTCTTCTGGATCTCGGCTCGTTGCTCCGTTCGTGTCTCTGAACTTCCAGCTCTGTCTGGTCTGAGGTGTAACTGCTGCCTGAGCTCCATGGTGCAGCTTTTAGCCTGTGCAGCTGGGCAATCCCAGCTGATGTAGGAAAAGTGAAAACACAGCTACAGGCTAACACTGGAAAGCCCAGAGCAGGGCGGAGCCAGTGAGCCAGGTGAGCAACTGAGCGAAAGAGAAACTGACATTGATTGGTGCTCACCTCCGAGGAAGTGAGTAATGAAGACAAAATCAGGACTGGAGTAGCTTCAGCCCCACAAGGGCGGGTCTCCTGCAGAGACCAGGCTGATTTAggactgggtggggaggggacagagggattttcttttttgcagaTGCTCCAGTGTGGGGAATAGAAGGAAAAGGCACTTGTAAAAAGTGTTACCTTGAACAACATGGACCTTCCAAGAGGGAGGCTGTTCAGAGGATGAGAGAAGATCCAAGGGTGCtgttgagggtggggagagggagtcaGAAAGGCAAAAACACTCTAGAACTAAGAGAGACCAGTTCCTCCCCACCTATGGATAGTGACagaatgggggaggggtggagtctGCACTAACCTGTTCTCTGATTTTCAGGCACAGAGGGACCCAGGAATAGGAGGATCTGCTATGAGACTGGGGTGTGACTAAGACTTCAGAGAAATCAGATGGGTTTGAGAAAAATGCCTTCATTCACTAAGTAATTATTTACTCTTCACTTTGGGTCAGATTCTTTTTAAGGTGCCAAGAAAACaggattgaaaaaaatgaaagacataaaatgatcCTTCACAGAGCCATTTACAAGAAAAAGGTACCAGAGAGTATGGGATGGGGGGATTAGGCATGTGGGATGTATTATGTTAGATAACATCAGAtaatggaaaatgaaagaaatgagccAGGGTCGAgagtagaatggaaaagaaagttgCACTAAATAAGGTAATGAAATGACACTTGAGGGCAGCCCTAAAGGAAGTGAGGGAGGGAGCTCTGTGGAGATCTGAGAGGGAGCCTTCTAAGAAAAGGGAACAGTCagtgcaaaaggaaaagagagagaacctCCTCCTTTTGTGAGCCTGTCTATGTCTCTGCTACAATGTGGTCTTGCTCGTGATAGCATCCAAAGACATCCATGCTTACCTACATTTCAAATACAGAAGATATTGAAGGGACTCGGAGAGGTTAAGAaagttgttcaaggtcacacagcaaataacTAGTGAGGGCAGGATGTGAACTGAGTTTTGTCTGACAGCAGACGAGTAACTACTGCACTCAACAGCCCCAGTGTGGCTAGATCTGGACTTGGAGGGAATGCACTTCTCCAACAGAAAGTGTGGAGTCCTGGAGAGGGCGGACCACAGTCCTCATCTGGGAATATCTATGAGCGCCAATGCATAATCATGTTTCCAAAGCTACCGCAAGGATGTGCCTTGAGCACCTACAAGTGTTCTGGTCAGATTCTGTCAACTGCATGCACCTTCTATCAAAGGGAAAGGTCGGGGTCAGCGCTTGCTtttagggcttgcctggtggctcagagggtaaagcgtctgcctgcaatgcaggagacctgggttcgatccctgggtcaggaagatcccctggagaaggcaatgccaccccactccagcactcttgcctggaaaatcccatggacagaggagcctggtaggctgcagtccaagcgGTCActactagtcagacacgactgagtgacttcattttcacttttcactttcatgcattggagaaggaaatggcaacccactccagtgttcttgcctggggaatcccagggatgggagagcctggtgggctgccatctgtggggttgcacagagtcggacacgactggagcgacttagcagcagcagcaacagcatatcAGGGGAAAAGATATCCCTACAACAATGAATCATGAAAACTGACTGTTTATCTGAAAATTCCTAAATACTGTTTCTCTTAGAAAGGAAGTTCAAGGGAGTGGTTAGGAGCATTGGAGCTGGAGGAAAATATTCTGGGTTCAAACCTGGTTCTGATCACTACCTATATGACCCTGGGAAACAGTCTTTGCACTTGGGCTACAATGGTTGCCCATCCACAGGTCAGGACAAGTGAAAGAAGCACAGTTTTTGTGCATTTATGTGTGTGGTGATTTAATGGAGACCAGTTATTAAGGCCATTCTGTGACTTCAGCTGGAAGCTTCAGAAACATTATCTCAATGTATATTACTCACTGTAATGGAAGTGTAATAATGTTATGGcatagatgaaaaaactgaggctcaaagagaagCAACTGGTCCAGACACACAGCTATGAAGTGTGTGTGGAACAGACACTTCTGTGCAGGGATAGAACCGAAACTCAAATCATCTGATTTCCCTGTCTCAGCATTTTGTGATCAACAGCCCTCCTCACAATGATCACAGGAGAAATAaccaacagaaatgcaaaaaaaaatttaataattggCAATAAATTGACAACAGAAGACAGAATAGCAAACATATACAGAAACTTCATTAATACAAAACACACAAGTtatggaattaaaagaaaaaaaaaaactgcttctcAGGAATTTTGGCCCCTTCACTACCCAGTCCCTCAGGGAATGAGGCCTCCCCAGGGGCGAGCTCCAAGAGTCCCAGATTCATGGACTCTCAAGGTGACCACTGAAGGTTCAAAGCTGGGATTGGAACCTCTCATGGGACAGGGGTTGCTGTAACTAC
The genomic region above belongs to Budorcas taxicolor isolate Tak-1 chromosome 18, Takin1.1, whole genome shotgun sequence and contains:
- the LOC128063821 gene encoding interferon lambda-3-like, which codes for MAPGCTLVLVLMLMTAGAVPVPSASRALPPARGCHMAQFKSLSPQELQAFKTARDAFEDSLLQKDWDCSGRLFPRTRDLKHLQVWERPVALEAELALTLTVLEAMANSSLGHTLEQPLLTLQHIHSKLQACVPAQPTAGPRPRGRLHHWLHRLQEAQKKESQDCLEASVMFNLFRLLTRDLKCVASGDQCV